In the genome of Leptolyngbyaceae cyanobacterium, one region contains:
- a CDS encoding cupin domain-containing protein produces the protein MTNHCMIPVVKSPRDYQAFRISPQDTNRLAIVFDPATANISLTLCVEIFDVGGKTPPNRHNMAVEMFFVIKGEGKATCDGKTVPLRPGDSVLVPPTGTHVIENTGSERLYALCFMVPNEDFVELIRSGTPVELDEEDLRVLRRTDALVPC, from the coding sequence ATGACAAACCATTGTATGATTCCGGTGGTGAAATCTCCCAGAGACTATCAAGCATTTCGCATCAGTCCCCAAGATACAAATCGGTTAGCAATAGTTTTCGATCCTGCCACTGCTAATATTTCCTTAACTTTATGCGTAGAAATTTTTGATGTGGGGGGAAAAACACCACCCAATCGTCATAATATGGCAGTTGAAATGTTTTTTGTGATCAAAGGAGAAGGAAAGGCAACTTGTGATGGCAAAACCGTTCCTCTTCGCCCCGGTGACAGCGTACTAGTACCGCCAACGGGAACTCACGTCATAGAAAATACTGGTTCGGAAAGATTGTATGCCCTTTGTTTTATGGTTCCTAATGAAGATTTTGTCGAATTAATTCGCAGCGGTACACCTGTAGAATTAGATGAAGAAGATTTAAGAGTTCTCCGTCGTACAGATGCGTTAGTTCCTTGTTAA
- a CDS encoding cysteine hydrolase family protein: protein MNRPLRTLGVAPNAWAVDAEIADITRPPIKPHPIILPTATKKLHLDLAKSAILVIDMQNDFCHPDGWLSHIGVDVTPARSPIDPLNNLLPELRKVNIPVIWINWGNRPDLLNISAGSRHVYNPTGEGVGLGDPLPKNGEKVLMAGSWAAAVVDELDRKPEDIHVDKYRMSGFWDTPLDSILRNLGKTTLFFAGVNADQCVMATLQDANFLGYDCILVQDCTATTSPEYCWQATIYNVNQCFGFVCDSQAILKAISK from the coding sequence ATGAATCGACCCTTGCGTACTTTGGGCGTAGCCCCCAATGCTTGGGCAGTGGATGCGGAAATTGCCGACATCACCCGCCCTCCCATCAAACCCCATCCGATTATCCTACCGACAGCAACTAAAAAGCTACACCTAGATTTAGCAAAATCAGCCATTTTAGTGATTGATATGCAGAATGATTTCTGCCATCCCGACGGCTGGTTATCCCACATCGGTGTAGATGTTACCCCTGCCAGAAGTCCGATCGATCCCCTAAATAATTTATTACCAGAATTACGAAAAGTTAACATTCCCGTCATTTGGATTAATTGGGGAAATCGCCCCGATTTACTAAATATTAGTGCAGGATCGCGTCACGTTTACAACCCCACAGGTGAAGGCGTTGGTTTAGGCGATCCCTTACCCAAAAACGGCGAAAAAGTTCTCATGGCAGGTAGTTGGGCGGCAGCAGTAGTTGATGAATTAGATCGAAAACCAGAAGATATCCACGTTGATAAATACAGAATGAGCGGTTTTTGGGATACTCCTTTAGATAGTATTCTGCGTAATTTAGGAAAAACTACTCTCTTTTTTGCCGGCGTAAACGCAGATCAATGCGTAATGGCGACTCTGCAAGATGCCAATTTCCTTGGCTATGATTGTATTTTAGTGCAAGATTGTACCGCTACTACTTCCCCAGAATATTGTTGGCAAGCCACCATTTATAACGTTAATCAATGTTTCGGGTTCGTTTGTGATTCTCAAGCTATATTAAAGGCAATTAGTAAATAG
- a CDS encoding amidohydrolase encodes MSFTLQQALIGIDRGYATVDVQIEGDRISAISPHLEVRGTAVNCQNKLLLPGFFNAHTHSSEMWQRGAIPPFPLELWLAELYDFIPLELEQIYWTALGTAVETLLSGGTSVVDHLVLIPGKEIETIASAVRAYKEVGIRAFVAPLIQDESLTAGVPNGGTEKEHAPYIRSTQATLELIEEAVKQFHNPAEGIYIAVAPTGIQLCSDALFTGCAELSDRYNLCRHSHLLETKAQQLLAQEKYGCSAVEHLKEIGYLSPLTSLAHCVHLTDRDIEILAETRSTVVHNPLSNLRLGSGIAPILKYREAGVNVSFGCDGASSNDSQDLLEAIKMGSILHNVTDLDYRHWITPRQAVEMASLGGAKGLNLADELGSLTVGKKADLVLYDLTNLSLLPRTDPIGLLILGRPTQVVDSIWINGQRIVSNGEVKTINIDNLKQELFARSQWVNNRQSQTVSEIEAHYRNVMGLAEMSNLYSDPK; translated from the coding sequence GTGAGTTTTACTCTTCAACAAGCTTTAATTGGGATCGATCGCGGTTATGCTACCGTGGACGTGCAGATTGAGGGCGATCGCATTTCTGCCATTTCCCCCCATTTAGAAGTCCGAGGAACCGCCGTCAATTGCCAAAATAAACTGCTGCTTCCCGGCTTTTTTAACGCCCACACTCACTCATCAGAAATGTGGCAAAGGGGTGCAATACCCCCGTTTCCTTTAGAATTGTGGTTGGCAGAATTATACGATTTTATTCCACTGGAACTAGAGCAAATTTATTGGACGGCTTTAGGTACGGCAGTAGAAACTTTACTGTCGGGAGGTACTAGCGTTGTCGATCATTTAGTTTTAATTCCCGGTAAAGAAATAGAAACGATCGCATCTGCCGTTCGCGCATATAAAGAAGTAGGGATTCGCGCTTTTGTTGCCCCGTTAATTCAAGATGAATCTCTCACGGCTGGGGTTCCTAATGGCGGTACTGAAAAAGAACACGCCCCTTATATTCGTTCTACTCAAGCAACTTTAGAATTAATTGAAGAAGCAGTCAAACAATTTCATAACCCAGCAGAAGGAATTTATATTGCAGTAGCGCCAACGGGCATTCAATTATGTTCGGATGCGTTGTTTACCGGGTGTGCTGAATTAAGCGATCGCTATAATTTATGTCGTCATTCCCATTTATTAGAAACGAAAGCCCAACAACTATTAGCCCAAGAAAAATACGGTTGTAGCGCCGTCGAACATTTAAAGGAAATCGGCTATCTCAGTCCCCTCACTTCTTTAGCCCACTGCGTACATTTAACCGATCGCGATATTGAAATTCTGGCAGAAACTCGATCTACCGTCGTTCACAATCCCCTTAGTAACTTGCGTCTGGGTAGCGGAATCGCACCGATTTTGAAATATCGAGAAGCCGGAGTCAATGTTTCTTTTGGTTGCGATGGTGCGTCTAGTAACGATTCCCAAGATTTACTGGAAGCAATCAAAATGGGTTCGATTCTACACAATGTCACCGATTTAGATTATCGCCACTGGATTACACCCCGCCAAGCAGTAGAAATGGCTTCATTGGGAGGTGCTAAAGGATTAAATTTAGCCGATGAACTCGGTTCTTTAACGGTTGGAAAAAAAGCCGATTTGGTACTTTACGATCTTACTAATTTATCATTACTGCCTCGTACAGACCCGATCGGTTTACTAATCTTAGGTCGTCCTACTCAAGTAGTTGATAGCATTTGGATAAACGGGCAAAGAATTGTTAGTAATGGGGAAGTAAAAACAATTAATATTGATAATTTAAAACAGGAATTATTTGCCCGCAGTCAGTGGGTGAATAATCGCCAATCTCAAACTGTTAGTGAAATTGAAGCTCATTATCGTAACGTGATGGGATTAGCGGAGATGTCTAATTTATATAGCGATCCTAAATGA
- a CDS encoding right-handed parallel beta-helix repeat-containing protein → MTLKRRKVLWGLLASVTGASIITRVSSASSSASPIIEVSTPEDFFRAIGSNRTIRLTAPQYNLSSLNPQLEWTHAAMSQVFDGYELIVKNVENLTITSATNQRSLVSSEFRYAAVLKFDNCRNITINNVESGHWPKKGYCRGSVIYTSNCQNVQIDKSVLFGSGTYGIEAYNSDRIVINDSVIKECTYGIVSLNGMKNFTANRCQFHSNVDVFTLTYIQGSPGPIAFKDCVFDRNICKGYEPSLFEVENSQPIVLENCLLRNNVADKFSKFADTVQLVNTKMENNQLKE, encoded by the coding sequence ATGACATTGAAAAGACGAAAAGTATTATGGGGCTTATTAGCTAGTGTTACTGGTGCTAGTATCATCACTCGTGTTTCTTCTGCGTCTTCATCTGCATCACCTATCATTGAAGTAAGTACTCCTGAAGATTTCTTTCGTGCCATTGGTTCAAATCGCACTATCAGATTAACTGCACCTCAATACAACTTATCCAGCCTCAATCCCCAACTAGAATGGACTCATGCAGCGATGAGTCAAGTGTTTGATGGCTACGAATTAATCGTTAAAAATGTTGAGAACCTTACCATTACCAGCGCTACCAACCAACGTTCTCTCGTCTCCAGTGAATTTCGCTATGCCGCAGTACTCAAGTTTGATAACTGCCGCAACATTACTATTAATAATGTGGAATCGGGTCATTGGCCAAAGAAAGGGTATTGTCGCGGTAGCGTGATTTATACTAGTAATTGCCAAAATGTGCAAATCGATAAATCGGTTTTATTTGGTTCTGGTACTTATGGTATCGAAGCATATAACAGCGATCGCATTGTCATTAACGATTCCGTGATTAAAGAATGCACCTATGGCATCGTCAGTTTAAATGGCATGAAAAACTTCACCGCCAATCGCTGTCAGTTCCACAGCAACGTGGATGTATTTACTTTAACTTATATCCAAGGCTCTCCTGGCCCGATCGCATTCAAAGATTGCGTTTTCGATCGCAACATTTGCAAAGGATACGAACCTAGTTTATTCGAGGTGGAAAACAGCCAACCCATCGTGTTAGAAAATTGTTTACTTAGAAATAACGTGGCTGATAAGTTTTCTAAGTTTGCCGATACCGTGCAGTTGGTAAATACGAAAATGGAAAACAATCAATTGAAAGAGTGA
- a CDS encoding Precorrin-3B methylase produces MAKQEKPLAGEALIKEVCRRIRVARSYWDAHNNAACRGEREKALALYNTLTKEQKDQIPQQLRVWLRYRSEKYFGAHRTPPKSKRMKDKG; encoded by the coding sequence ATGGCAAAACAGGAAAAACCCCTCGCGGGAGAAGCACTAATTAAAGAAGTCTGTCGGCGGATTCGGGTTGCTCGTAGCTACTGGGACGCACATAATAATGCTGCCTGTCGCGGAGAACGAGAAAAAGCATTAGCTCTTTACAACACCCTCACCAAAGAACAAAAAGACCAGATTCCCCAACAGTTACGGGTATGGTTGCGCTACCGCAGCGAAAAATACTTTGGCGCACATCGAACACCTCCTAAAAGTAAAAGGATGAAGGATAAAGGATGA
- a CDS encoding DUF3891 family protein, whose translation MNITIAQIGAAMLYRTIDENRICITQPNHAWVSGQMAQVWGNQMFGEVAPYEAVCLGAEQHDIGWLPWESAPTLNPDTGYPHSFSEVAPEVHTKLWAGAKQLAMPMGRYAALLVSLHGTGLYERFTHWKKSPESKRIVEAFLQQEKQFQQDLIGRLKQDPTYQPYVTPEVIVRNQKLVATWDALSLLICMGVTAQKQVEKVPSATGETTLTLMPVDNNPTQLSVEPWCFQSDEVTVVFEGRIIKEKVNDEEMMRDRLANAPWVTFAVNLRPR comes from the coding sequence GTGAATATAACGATCGCGCAAATCGGAGCAGCTATGTTGTATCGCACCATCGATGAAAATCGGATTTGTATTACTCAGCCTAACCATGCTTGGGTTTCTGGGCAAATGGCGCAGGTTTGGGGTAATCAGATGTTTGGCGAAGTTGCTCCTTATGAAGCGGTTTGTTTGGGTGCCGAACAGCATGACATCGGTTGGTTACCTTGGGAATCTGCTCCAACACTTAATCCCGATACGGGATATCCTCACAGTTTTTCAGAAGTTGCACCGGAAGTCCATACAAAACTATGGGCTGGGGCAAAACAACTGGCAATGCCGATGGGACGATATGCAGCATTGTTGGTTTCGCTACATGGAACGGGATTGTACGAACGCTTCACCCACTGGAAAAAGTCGCCGGAATCGAAGCGAATCGTGGAAGCATTTTTGCAACAAGAAAAGCAATTTCAACAGGATCTGATCGGTAGATTAAAGCAAGATCCGACTTATCAACCGTATGTTACCCCGGAAGTAATTGTTCGCAATCAAAAACTAGTTGCGACTTGGGATGCGTTGTCTCTGCTCATTTGTATGGGCGTAACCGCACAAAAGCAGGTTGAAAAAGTGCCATCAGCAACGGGGGAAACGACTTTAACACTGATGCCAGTTGATAATAACCCAACTCAGTTATCGGTAGAGCCTTGGTGTTTCCAATCGGATGAAGTGACGGTGGTATTTGAGGGACGGATTATTAAAGAAAAAGTAAATGATGAGGAGATGATGCGAGATAGACTTGCAAACGCTCCTTGGGTGACATTTGCAGTAAACCTTCGCCCAAGATAA
- a CDS encoding 2OG-Fe(II) oxygenase, which yields MPIKIPFRFESEPLLWAVENIYTEAECRNFIELIEESSPTLATNNPLYRDQDRVIRDDPKIAEELFRRLRPHLPAQINQLRLVGLNDRLRMYRYREGQRFEPHMDHWYRPSENRISLHTVLVYFNHNFDGGETRFCEQIEQTIRPKSGMAAIFQHKIRHEGCVVRQGIKYAMRTDVIYEGDEQIVEVGIH from the coding sequence ATGCCAATCAAAATTCCCTTCCGCTTTGAGAGCGAACCTCTACTTTGGGCTGTAGAGAATATTTACACAGAGGCTGAATGCCGCAACTTCATTGAACTGATTGAGGAATCATCTCCAACTCTGGCTACCAATAACCCTCTTTATCGAGATCAAGACCGGGTAATTAGAGACGATCCAAAAATTGCGGAGGAATTGTTTCGCCGTCTGCGTCCTCATCTACCAGCGCAAATTAACCAACTTAGATTAGTTGGCCTCAACGATCGTCTCAGAATGTATCGCTACCGCGAAGGCCAGCGATTCGAGCCACATATGGATCACTGGTATCGTCCAAGCGAGAATAGAATTTCTTTGCATACTGTTCTGGTTTACTTCAATCATAACTTTGACGGAGGAGAGACACGATTCTGCGAGCAAATAGAGCAGACAATCAGACCTAAGAGTGGGATGGCTGCGATTTTCCAGCACAAGATTCGTCATGAAGGATGTGTTGTGCGCCAGGGGATAAAATACGCGATGCGAACAGATGTGATTTATGAGGGGGATGAGCAAATTGTGGAAGTGGGTATACACTAA
- a CDS encoding GNAT family N-acetyltransferase encodes MNIRIAEESDIPELAALYEKTVLAIAPQRYSQAQTEMWASFASNASFHEFILNPTTFVATDETGIVGFAAIAEDGHVNSAYVRCDRIHQGIGSTLMQHVLDYAKNHNIQRLYAEASEFSLGLFKKFGFHLYDTEIVDRQGVKFKRYLVERNLS; translated from the coding sequence ATGAACATTCGGATCGCGGAAGAATCTGATATTCCAGAACTGGCAGCACTTTATGAAAAAACCGTATTAGCGATCGCACCTCAACGCTACTCTCAAGCTCAAACCGAAATGTGGGCATCGTTTGCATCGAATGCGAGTTTTCACGAGTTTATCTTGAATCCAACTACATTTGTCGCCACTGATGAAACGGGAATTGTAGGTTTTGCAGCGATTGCCGAAGATGGTCACGTGAATTCGGCTTATGTAAGATGCGATCGCATTCATCAAGGAATCGGTTCTACTCTGATGCAGCACGTTTTAGATTATGCCAAAAACCACAATATTCAGCGTTTATATGCAGAAGCCAGTGAATTTAGCTTAGGCTTGTTTAAGAAATTTGGCTTTCACCTCTACGATACGGAAATTGTCGATCGTCAGGGAGTAAAGTTTAAAAGATATTTAGTTGAGCGAAATTTGTCATAA